The Comamonas piscis region CCCGACAGCCCCCTGCCCGACCCCTATGACGGCCTGATCACCACCCCGGGCGAGCTGCATGTGCATGACTGCATGGGCTGCGTGCTGCAGACCGGCGGCCTGGCCTGGGGCCTGTTGACCCTGGATGCGCTGGAGCCCAACCGCTTTGCCGATGACAATGCGCTCGAACTGCTGCAGGCCTTCAGCAACCTGGCCGCCGCCACGGTGGCCACGGCCGAGCGGGTGCAGCAGCTATCCCATGCCGCACGCAGTGCCACTGCGCCCTCGCCGCGCAACGCCAGTGCCGATCGCAGCCGCCAGATCCTCGGCACCAGCCCTGCGATCCGCCAATTGCAAAGCAGCATTGCGCTGGTCGCCGCCAGCGACCTCTGCGTGCTGATCACCGGCGAGACCGGCACCGGCAAGGAGCTGGTGGCCCAGGCGGTGCATGCGCAATCCCCGCGCGCAGCGCAACCGCTGGTCAGCATCAACTGCGCAGCCCTGCCCGACAACCTGGTTGAGAGCGAGCTGTTTGGCCATGTGCGCGGCGCCTTTACCGGCGCTTTGAGCGAGCGGCGTGGCAAGTTTGAACAGGCCCAGCACGGCACTTTGTTCCTTGACGAGGTGGGAGAGCTGTCGCTGTCGGTGCAGGCCAAGCTGCTGCGTGTGCTGCAAAGCGGCCAGCTGCAGCGCCTGGGCTCGGACCGCGAGCACCAGGTCGATGTGCGCGTGATTGCGGCCACCAACCGCGACCTGCCTGCCGAGGTGCAGGCCGGCCGCATGCGCGCCGATTTCTACCACCGCCTCTGCGTCTACCCCGTCGTCGTGCCACCGCTGCGGTTGCGGGACAGCGACACCCTGGTGCTCGCCGGCTGCTTTCTGGAAGAGAACCGGGCCCGCCTGCAACTGGGCGGCCTGCGCTTGGATGCCGCTGCCCAGGCCGCCCTGCTGCGCTACCCCTGGCCCGGCAATGTGCGCGAGCTGGAGCACTGCATCAGCCGCGCGGTGCTCAAAGCACTGAGCCGCACCCGGGGCCAGCGCAAGGACAGCGCCAAGCCCCGCATGCTGAGCATTGGCGAGGAAGATCTCTGGGACGGCGCAGCCGCCGCACCGCTGCCACCCGGCCATCAGGCAACGGGCCTAATCGCGACCCTGCCCACTGCCGAAGTGGCTGAAGGGCCAGCCGCCAGTGCCGATACCCCCGGCCTGCGCGCCCAAGTGGAGCGCTACGAGCGCCAACTGCTCAGTGCCAGCCTGGCCCGCCACCACGGCAACTGGGCCGCAGCCGCGCGCGAACTGCAACTGGACCGCGCCAATCTGCAGCGGCTGGCCAAGCGCCTGGGGGTTGAGCGACACTAAGCGGGACAGCATCCGCACAGGAGGCACATGAAAAAGAAAAAGCTCAGTCAGTCAGCCGACTATGTACCGCACCCGCGCTATGGGAGTGAACCGATACCATCGGATGTAAAAGGCGTATCAACAGAGACAATTTTGCGGAGCCATTGGTCCTATAGGTCCAGTGACATCTTTCCTGAGTCGGTGCTGATGGCTGATACCAGCAAGCAACATTTCAATGTTTTCCCGCGCGAGTGCTATGTCGACATGCGCAAAACTTGCCGCAACTGCCAACGCCCCTTCATCTTTTTTGCAGCCGAACAAAAACACTGGTTTGAGGTGCTGCAGTTTTACGTAGACGCGGACTGCGTGCATTGCCCTGAATGCCGTGTGCAACGCACCGCCGCCAAACGCGCGTTTCAACGTTATTCCTCTTTGATTCTGCTTGCCAATCCAACCCAAGACGAGCTGCAGCAATTGGTAGATGCAGCCGCTTTGCTACATGCGCAAGGCACGCTAAAGAGTCGTGAACGCTTGGGCCAGCTTAAAAATGCTGCGCTCCGGCTGATTCCAGATTACCCGGGCACCTTGGCCTTGGTCGAGGCGCTGCGAAACCAGGACGCGTTTCCTGCGACTGAGGAAGGCGACTAAACAAAATAGCCTCCGAGCCAGCAAGACGCGGAGGCTTTTCAGCTTGTGGAGCAGCAGGTTTTACTGGCCCTTGATGCCCAGCAGTTCCACTTCAAAGTTCAAGGTGGCATTGGGCGGGATCACACCGCCAGCGCCACGGGCGCCGTAGGCGATGGAGGCTGGGCAGGTCAGCTTGGCCTTGCCGCCCACCTTCATCAGCTGCACGCCTTCGGTCCAGCAGGGGATCACGCCTTGCAGCGGGAACTCGATCGGCTCACCGCGCTTGTAGGAGCTGTCAAACTCCTTGCCGCTGTCGGGGAAGGTGCCTTTGTAGTGCACCTTGACGGTGTCGGTCTTCTTGGGGCTGGCGCCAGTGCCATCCTTGATGCTTTCAAACACCAGGCCGCTCTGGGTCGTCACAGGCTTGCTCTGGGCCTGGGCGAAACCGGCGGTCAGGGCGATGGCAGCGAACAGGGCGCTGGCAGTCAATGCTTTCATTGCGAAATCCAATCCAATGTTGTCAAACCAAGCAGCATTCTGCACCGGGATTGCCAGCGCAGCGTGACTTCAAACAGTAATTAACCCTTGATACCTAAACCATCCAGCGCCTGGCGCAGATGGCCCACGGTGCGCTCCACGTTGTGCCATTTGTCGAGACCAAACAGGCCGATGCGGAAGGTTTTGAAGTCCGGACCCTCGTCGCACATCAGCGGCACGCCGGCAGCGGTCTGCAGGCCCACGCTGGCAAATTTCTTGCTGTTCTGGATTTCGGGGTCGGTGGTGAAGCTGACGACCACGCCAGGCGCCTGAAAGCCCGCAGCCGCCACGCTGGGGAAGCCACGTGACTGCAGCAGCGCACGCACTTCCTGGCCCAGCTGGGTCTGCTCTTCGCGCAGCTTGTCCAGGCCATAGGCCTCGGCCTCCTGCATCACCTCGCAGAGCTGCACCAGCGAATCGGTGGGCATGGTGGCGTGGTAGGCATGCTGGCCCTTTTCGTAGCCTTCGGCAATCTGCATCCACTTCTTCAAATCGCAGGAGAAGCTGCTGCTCTTGGTGTCCTCGATGGCCTTGCGGGCGCGCTCGGAGAACATCACCATTGCGCAGCAAGGCGGGCCGCTCCAGCCCTTTTGCGGCGCGGTGATCAGCACATCGACACCGGTCTTTTGCATGTCCACCCAGATGGCGCCGCTGGCCACGCAGTCGAGCACCATCAAGGCGCCCACCTCATGCGCGGCAGCGCTGATGGTCTGGATGTAGTCATCGGGCAGCACAATGCCGCTGGCCGTCTCGACATGCGGGGCAAACACCACCTGGGGCTTGTCCTTGCGGATGGCGGCTGCCACCTCTTCGGCCGGGCAAGGCGCCCAGGCATCCTGGGGGCCTGTGCCTTGCGGGCGGGCCTTGCAGATCACCGCGCTGCCGCCCAAGCCACCTTCTTCAAAAATCTGGGTCCAGCGGTAGCTGAACCAGCCATTGCGCACGATCAGCACCTTGGCCTGGTTGGCAAACTGGCGGGCCACTGCCTCCATGCCAAAGGTGCCACTGCCCGGCACGATCACCGCCGTGTGGGCGTGGTAGGTGGTCTTGAGGATGCGCAGTACTTCGCCCATCACACCGATAAAGCGGTGCGACATGTGGTTGAGCGCGCGGTCGGTGTAGACCACCGAAAACTCCAACAGGCCATCGGGGTCAACGTCGGGTAGCAATCCTGGCATGGGGGTCTCCTGTTTGTGGGAAGGGGTACACAGAGAAATTGGGGAGCCAGCTTAGCACGCAGCCACCGGCGTTGCTGCTGTCTGGCTGGCAGGTGGGTGGGAGCCGGTCAGTGGGCGCTGCCGTAGTCGCGCTGGCCAAAGATGCCGCTGCCCACGCGCACCATCGTCGAGCCGGCCTGCACGGCCGCCTGCAGATCGGCGGTCATGCCCAGCGAGATGGTGTCCCACTGCGCCAGCTGCGGCAGGCCCAGCGCGGCGATCTCGTCAAACACGGCCTTGACCCGCTGGTGCACGGCCAGCTGTGCGGCAAAGTCAGCCACCACGTCGGGGATGCTCATCACACCCCGCAACTGCAACTGGGGCAGCTGCGCCACTTGCTGCACCAGCGCTGCCACCTCATCTGGCGCAACGCCGGACTTGGTGCTGCCGCCATCGACATTGACTTGGATGCAGATCTGCAGCGGCGCCAGCTGGGCCGGCCGCTGGGCGGACAGGCGCTCTGCCGTCTTGAGCCGGTCCACCGTATGCACCCAGTCAAAGTGCTCGGCCACCAGGCGGGTCTTGTTGCTCTGGATCGGGCCGATGCAGTGCCAGACCAGGCCCTGGTCCTTCCAGGCGTCCTGCTCGGCAAAGTAGCGGATCTTCTCGACGGCTTCCTGGATGTAGTTTTCGCCAAAGGCGCGCTGACCGGCCTCGGCCGCCTCGGCAATGGCGTCCACCCCAAAGGTCTTGGAGACGGCCAGCAGCTGCACGCTGTTGTCAGGCCGACCACAGGCGCGGCAGGCCTGGTCTATTTGCAGGCGAACCTGCTGAATTTTTTCGGGAATCGTGCTCATAATGTAAAAATATGCACGGCCTTGGAACTGATTGACAACAAGGCCTTGCACGCAAAGCGTACCAAAACAACGAGGGAAATGCAGTGGATATCACCCAATTGCTGGCATTCAGTGTCAAAAACAAAGCGTCTGACTTGCACCTGTCTGCCGGCCTGCCGCCGATGATTCGGGTCCACGGCGATGTGCGCCGCATCAATGTCGATCCGCTGGACCACAAGCAGGTCCACGCCATGGTCTACGACATCATGAGTGACGCCCAGCGCAAGCAGTACGAAGAATTCCTCGAAGTCGACTTCTCGTTCGAGATCGAAGGCCTGGCCCGTTTCCGCGTCAATGCCTTCAACCAGAACCGGGGCTCGGGCGCCGTGTTCCGGACCATTCCGAGCAAGATCCTGACCCTGGAGCAGCTCAACGCGCCCAAGATTCTGGCAGAGCTGTCGCTCAAGCCGCGTGGCATGGTGCTGGTGACGGGCCCTACCGGCTCGGGCAAATCCACCACCTTGGCCGCCATGGTCAATTACCTGAACGAAAACGAGTACGGCCATATTCTGACGGTGGAAGATCCGATCGAATTCGTGCATGAATCGAAAAAGTGCCTGATCAACCAGCGCGAAGTTGGCCCGCAAACGCTGTCGTTCAACGCCGCGCTGCGCTCGGCACTGCGTGAAGACCCGGACGCGATTCTGGTGGGTGAAATGCGCGACCTGGAAACCATCCGCCTGGCGATGACCGCTGCAGAAACCGGCCACTTGGTGTTTGGCACCCTGCACACCTCCAGCGCCGCCAAGACGGTGGACCGGATCATCGACGTGTTCCCCGCCGATGAAAAGGAAATGGTCCGTGCCATGTTGTCAGAATCGCTGCAGGCCGTGATCTCCCAGACGCTATGCAAGACCAAGGACGGCCAGGGCCGGGTCGCCGCCCACGAGATCATGCTCGGCACTCCGGCCATCCGCAATCTGATCCGCGAGGCCAAGGTGGCACAGATGTATTCGACCATCCAGACCAGCAGCAATATGGGCATGCAGACCCTGGACCAGAACCTGACCGACCTGGTGCGCCGCAATGTGATCAGCCCGGCCGAGGCGCGCAGCAAGGCCAAGACGCCGGAGAACTTCCCGGGCTAAGGGCTTATTCATTCGTCAACTGACAAACGGTTGCACGAAGGGCACCAGCGGTCATTGCCAGTACTGCTGGTGCCCTTTATGCTTTGCGGGATCAAAGGAGACCATGGGCCATGAACCGCTTGCATTCCGCATCCCCGGCAGACGATGCCGCCGAGGCAGACACCGGCTTCTTCCTCCATGGCTTTCAGCAGGCCAGCACGTCTGAGGCCCCCTATGTACTGTGGAGCCAGCGCCGCAAGGCCATCCACGCCCAGCTTCTCGCGCCGGCCGACCCTGCCACCGCGCTGCGCATGGTCTGGGCCCAGGATGCGGCGCTCTCCCTGCTCCAGTCCCCCTTTATCGACCAGATGGTGCAGTACCTGGAGTTCTACCAGGTGCCGGCCGATCAAACCCTGATCCAGCAAGGCGAGCTGGGTGACTACCTGCTGATTGTGCTCAGCGGCCAGGTGCGGGTGGATCGGCAACTGGCCAATGGCCAATCCGTGCATCTGGCCGATACCCACCCCGGCGAAGTGCTGGGCGAAATGTCGCTGTTTGACAGCAGTCCCCGTTTTTCTTCGTGCACCACGAGCACCGACTGTGCACTGGCTGTCCTGAAGGCCGATACACTGGACGCCATGATGGAGTTGGACGCGTCCACGGCCGCCTATTTGCTGGCCTTGTTCACGCGCAAACTCTCCACGCGGTTGCGGCAGACCAGCGCCCGGATTGAGCCCTGAGCCTCTCAGGGCGACCATTCCAGGGCGCTTCTGTTGCATCAGCAACAATAACGGTGCCCAGAGAGGATTGTCATGGAACGGGATCAGGCCAGTAAGTTCATCAACGACCTGTTGAAGCTGATGGTGCAGCGCAATGGCAGCGATTTGTTCATCACCGCAGACTTTCCACCGGCCATCAAGATCGATGGCAAGGTCACCAAGGTCTCCAGCCAACCGCTGTCGCCCACCCACTCCCTGACCCTGGCCCGCTCGATCATGAGCGACAAGCAGGTCGCCGAGTTCGAAAAAACCAAGGAATGCAATTTCGCGATCTCGCCCGCTGGTATCGGGCGTTTCCGCGTCAACGCCTTCATGCAGCAAGGCCATGTCGGCCTGGTGCTGCGGACCATCCCGCTGACCCTGCCCACCATTGACGGCCTGGGCGTGCCCCAGGTACTCAAGGACCTGGCGATGTCCAAGCGCGGGCTGTGCATCATGGTGGGGGCTACCGGTTCGGGCAAGTCCACCACCTTGGCGGCCATGGTTGATTGGCGCAACGAGAACTCCTACGGCCACATCATCACCATCGAGGACCCGGTGGAATTTGTCCACCCACACAAGAACTGCGTCGTGACCCAGCGCGAAGTGGGCCTGGACACCGACACCTGGGAAGCGGCACTGAAGAACACCTTGCGCCAGGCGCCCGACGTCATCCTGATGGGCGAAATCCGCGACCGCGAAACCATGGAACACGCAGTGGCCTTTGCCGAAACCGGCCACCTCTGCCTGGCCACCCTGCACGCCAACAGTGCCAACCAGGCGCTGGACCGGATCATCAACTTCTTCCCCGAAGAGCGCCGCGCACAGCTGCTGATGGACCTGTCGCTTAACCTGCGCGGCCTGGTGTCGCAGCGCCTGCTGAGCAAGCAGGACAGCAAGGGCCGGGTGGCGGCTGTTGAGGTGATGCTGAACTCGCCCCTGATCTCGGACCTGATCTTCAAGGGCGAGGTCAACGAGATCAAGGAGATCATGAAGAAGAGCCGCAACCTGGGCATGCAGACCTTTGACCAGGCGCTGTTTGACCTCTACGAGGCCAACCTGATCACCTACGAAGACGGGCTGCGCAACGCCGACTCCGTCAACGACCTGCGCCTGCAGATCAAGCTGGGCAGCCAGCGCGCCAAGCGCAGTGATCTGGCCGAGGGCACGGAGCACCTGACAATCGTTTAAGCTGTCAGCGTTTTGGGTTTTCAGCTACACGGCACCCAGGCCCGCCTTGGGTGCCGCTCTTTTTGGAGTCACCGCAATGGCATCGAGTATTCAAGCGCGCAGCTATGACAGCACCCCCTCCCTGAACCTCGCCTTTCTGGGCCTGGGCGTCATGGGCTACCCCATGGCCGGCCACCTGGCGCAGTCCGGCCACGCCGTCACCGTCTACAACCGCACCGCGCAAAAGGCACAAAACTGGTGCGACGAGTTTGCTGCCACCAAGGCAGCCCAACATGCGGCCACACCGCGCGAGGCCGTCGCCAACGCGGACATCGTGTTCTGCTGCGTCGGCAATGACGATGACCTGCGCTCGGTCGTGCTGGGTGCCGATGGCGCGCTGGCCGGCATGAAGCCCGGTGCCATCTTTGTCGACCACACCACCGCGTCGGCCGATGTGGCGCGCGAGCTGTATGCCGCCGCCCAGGCCAAGGGCCTGCACTTTATCGATGCGCCCGTCTCCGGCGGCCAGGCCGGAGCGGTCAACGGCCAGCTCACCGTCATGTGCGGCGGTGACGAGGCCGTGTTCAACACCGTCAAGCCGGTGGCTATGGCCTTCTCGCGCGCCTGCACCTTGCTGGGCAGCAGCGGCGCGGGCCAGCTGGCCAAGATGGTCAACCAGATCTGTATCGCCGGTGTCGTCCAAGGCCTGTCCGAAGCCATCGCCTTTGGCATGAACGCCGGCCTGGATATGCCCCAGGTGCTGGATGTCGTGAGCAAGGGCGCCGCCCAAAGCTGGCAAATGGAGAACCGGGGCAAGACCATGGTCGAGGGCAAGTTCGACTTCGGCTTTGCGGTGGACTGGATGCGCAAGGACCTGGGTCTGGTGCTGGACGAGGCCAAGCGCAATGGCTCGCGCCTGCCGCTGACTGCCCTGGTTGACCAGTTCTATGCCGATGTGCAGCAGTCGGGTGGCAAGCGCTGGGATACATCGAGCCTGATCACCCGCCTGAACAAGAAGGCCTGATCCAGCTGCTTGACCCGTAAAAAAGGCCGCTGACGCGGCCTTTTTGCTGAGCAGGTGTGCCCATCAGGGCTTGGTCGTAAAACCATCGTTGATCGGTTGCACCGGCGTGGTGTTGACCGGCGAGGTGGTCACACCGGAAGACACCGGCGCCGCAGCGGGTGCGGCGGCGGAAGGTGCTGGCACCACGGTCGCGGGCTGGGTGCTGATGGCCGCAGCGCTGCTGTCGTTGACGACGGGCGCGGCATTGCCGGTGCTGCGGTTGTTGCTGAGCGACTTGAGGTCGTCTTCGCTCAGGATCTCGAACACCCGCACCACTTTTTGCACATTGGCGACGCCCCGGGCGATTTCGGCGGCGCGCTTGGATTCGCGCTCGGTCACGCGGCCCATCAGGTAGACCACATTGCGCTCGGTCAGCACCTTGATGGCGCTGGAGCTGAGGTCCTTGGCATCGATGATGCTCGCGCGCACCTTGCCGGTGATGAGGGTATCGGTCGAGCGCTGCGACAGGCTGGAGTTGAACATCACGCCCACGTCGTTGACGACGGAGCGCACGTTCTGCGCGCTCTTGGCGGCCTCTTCCGCCTTTTGCTTGAAGGCCTCGTTCGGCGCCTCACCGGTCAGCAGCACCTGGCGGTTGTAGCTGGTGACATTGATATGCCCGTCGTTGCCGGCACGCTCACGGATGGCGCTGGCCACGCGCATTTCAATGCTTTCGTCTTCCACCTGGATACCGGCGGTGCGGCGGTCAATCGCCATCACCGTGCCGCCGACGGCAGCGCCGCCGATCACCAGCGGAATGCAACCCGAGACGGTCGCAGCGACCGTTCCAGCCGCCACCAGACACAAGGTCAATCGCTTCCAAGACACAGGCATCATTCCTCTTCTCCTAACAATTGGGTATCGATTCCGTCAATCAGGCAGTGCAGCACCAGCTGGTGCACTTCGCGCACGCGGGTGCTGCGGTCATGCGGCACTCGCATCAGTACATCGGTTTCGCTCAGGGCATTGGCCAGCAGGCCACCTGTGCGGCCGGTCAACACCACCGTCGACATGTCGCGCTCATGTGCCGCGTCCACCGCGCCCAGCAGCGCTCGGTCATGGCCATCGGCACTGATAACCAGCAATAGATCGCCGGGCTGGCCCAAAGTTCGCACCTGGCGTGCCAGAGTTTGCGCATGGCCTTCGGCGGTGAGGCTGCTGCCCAGTTGGGCCTGCGCCAGCGCACCGTTGTCGAGCACCATCGCGGCTAGCTCGGGGCGCTCGCGCTCCATGCCGCTGATGCACATGGCGGCAAACTGCGCCGCCTGCGCCCAGGACAGGCCATTGCCGCAGCACATCACCTTGTTGCCGCTGGTGACACAGGCGAGCAGCGCGTGGATCGCGCTGGCGACGCTTTCGCTCATCTCCTGTGACACCTGGTAGTGGAGATCGGCGCTATCGATAAAGTGCTGTTGGATGTGTTGCTCAAGCATGGAGGCCCGATGATAACCTTGGCAGGTTTCCCCCTCGGGTCGGGATGATGACTTTTCTCAGTCCCACCGTGCGTGTAAAGCCCAGCCATTGCGCACTTCATCCGCCCTCGGGCACATCAAAGGCCGCTTGCAGCCAGACGATCTCCTGCTCGACCAGCACCGCATCAAAACGGCAGGCGGGCTGATGGCGCAAGCTGGCCAGGTAGTGCCGGGCCGCCAAGATAATGCGGCCTTGTTTGCTGCTGCCAATGCTGCCGCCCGCGCCGCCAAAGCCGCTGTGCTGGCGCTGGCGCACCTCGACAAACACGACGGTGCCATCGCGCTCCTGCATCACCAAGTCGATCTCGCCACCGCCGCGCCCGGGGGTGCGGTAATTGCGCGCCAGCAGGCGCAGGCCTTGTTGTTGGAGATAATGGAGCGCGGCATCTTCTGCCCTCTGGCCCCGCAGCTTGCTGGTTTCCGCCCCCTCGCCGGGGACCATCGGCGACACGGCAGGCGCGCTCGGGCCACGCCATTTTTCAAGGATCTTCCACGGTGTCTGCATCTTTCACCTCCGCTTTGCAAGCAGCCCAGGCTGCGGCCGGCACCCAGCACTACCCTGCCTCCACTTTGTATGTGGTGGCCACGCCCATCGGCAATCTGGCCGATATCACCTTGCGCGCGCTGCATGTGCTGGAGCTGGTCGATGCCGTCGCCTGCGAGGACACCCGCCACACCCACAGCATGCTACGTGCCTACGGGGTTGGCAAGTCGGGTGGCCAGCTGATTGCGGTCCACCAACACAACGAGGCCGAGGCGGCAGAGCAAGTCATCAGCCGCCTGCAGCAAGGCCAGCGCATTGCCTATGTGAGCGATGCCGGCACCCCCGGCGTAAGCGACCCCGGCGCGCGCCTGGCTGCTGCCGTGGCCCGCGCGGGCCTGCGCGTCAGCCCCCTGCCCGGCGCCAGCAGCGTGACGGCGCTGGTCAGTGCCGCCGGTGCGGTGGGGGGCGAAGGCGCCAGCAACGGTTTTGCGTTTATTGGTTTTCTGCCCACCAAGGCGCAAGAGCGCCAGCAGGCGGTGGCGCAGCTGGCGCAAGACCCGCGCAGCTTGGTGCTATTGGAGGCACCCCACCGCATTGCCGACCTGGCCCAGGCACTGGCGGTGCTGCAAGATCGCCCCATCACTTTGGGCCGCGAGCTGACCAAGCAGTTTGAAGACATTGCCACCATGCCGGCCGCCGAGGTACCCGCCTGGCTGGCCGCTGACCCGCACCGCAGCAAGGGCGAGTTTGCGCTGCTGCTGCACCCGCAAGCGGTGCAAACCGATGGCCTGGCCGAGGCCCACCGCGTGCTGGCGCTGCTGCTGGCCGAGCTGCCAACCAAGACGGCCGTCAAGCTGGCCGCCGACATCAGCGGCGCGCCCCGCAATGCACTGTATGACACGGCTTTGGCCTGGAAGCGCGATGCCGAGCAAGGCGATGATTAAAGGCCGATAAACGCGCCCGAGGGCATCACAGTGCCTGGCCGTGCACCAGGCCTGCCGCCACCCCACCAAACAGATCGCCCTCGACCTGCGGGGTGTCCGGAAAAGCCAGCGCCAGCGCCGCGCGCAGCGGCTGCAAGGCCGAGGAACCGCCGGTCAGGTAGATCGCATCGATCTGCCCTTGCTGCAGACCAGCGGCCTGCACGCAATCGAGGGCGCATTGCGCCACCTGGGCCAGCAGGGCCTGCAGGCATTGCTGCAGGTCGGCCGGCAAGACCTCAGGGCTCAGGCTCTGCTCCAGCCAGTCCAGTTCCAGCTTTTGCGCGCTTTGGTG contains the following coding sequences:
- the rsmI gene encoding 16S rRNA (cytidine(1402)-2'-O)-methyltransferase is translated as MSASFTSALQAAQAAAGTQHYPASTLYVVATPIGNLADITLRALHVLELVDAVACEDTRHTHSMLRAYGVGKSGGQLIAVHQHNEAEAAEQVISRLQQGQRIAYVSDAGTPGVSDPGARLAAAVARAGLRVSPLPGASSVTALVSAAGAVGGEGASNGFAFIGFLPTKAQERQQAVAQLAQDPRSLVLLEAPHRIADLAQALAVLQDRPITLGRELTKQFEDIATMPAAEVPAWLAADPHRSKGEFALLLHPQAVQTDGLAEAHRVLALLLAELPTKTAVKLAADISGAPRNALYDTALAWKRDAEQGDD